TAAAATAGAGATGCTATATGTATTCATTACCTGGTACATCTCCTTCAGTTTCAAAGATATTATGTTGAATCCAGCCATGAACTCATCTAACCTGAAATAATATATAATGCAGGTAAGAGACACAAATTGGCAAACATAACTAATGAAATTCAAGGGCCCTCAAAAGTAGAATTAAAGGAAAAAATACATGCCTTCTCTTCCTTAACCCGTCGTGCAGCTTTTTAAGATCATCACGTTCCTGAGTGGTAGCATTTAGCTCATCAACACGTTCGCTGTACAAGCGAGCCTTTGTGCGGTACCTGGTTCAGCAAGGAGAAATAATGAAATCATTGATACAAAAATGCTTAGTCAGCAATATCTCATGCATTCATACTCTGCTATGGAATCCAGGTTTGGGTTCAAGTCTTTAAGCTGAGCTTCCAACAACGCCACCATCTCCATGGCCCTTTTCATGTCACATGTATCATTGAGTTGTTCATCTCTTAGTGTCACTTTAAGTTTCTCAGGATCAATAGCATCCTTTTGGATCCTGAAAAGTCAAAAATTAGAAGAAACTACAGAAAACAAACAAGTCACAAAGTTACAGAAAACAATAGCATTTATACGCACTGGTCCATGTGTTTAGCAAGATTTGTCTGAATGTCATCGAGCCTTTTCCTGAATGCTTTCACCTTCATTTCCCACTCCTTGGCAAGCTTTTTTGTATCTTGCAATTTGTACTCAGCATCAACCTGTTTTATAGTAAAACAAAAAAAGTTGTAGAAAGAAACAATACAGTAGAATTAATTAAGGCCTTAACACTTGACAGTGTAATTTACATACCTCCGAGGCTCTCAGTTCATCCAGTGCTTTCTTTAGTTTGCTGTATTCTTCCTTAGTTTTGTCGAACTCATCCTTATGATTGTCTATCATCTAAAAGataaaacaaatagaaaaatccTGATAAGAAAGTGTAAATACAATCTGAGGGGTCAGGACCCAGCCTAGAGTGCAATGCAACTGAACAAATACCTCCTGTGTTTTCTTATACTGTTCCTGAACAACAAAAGCTTTTTTCTCAATTTCTTTGAAAATAGACATCATCTTCTCCTTTTCAGCAAGAAGTTTTTCTGTATCTATCTTGGACTCCTCAATGCTCTTGGCTAACTTTTTCACCAACTTCTCACCTGAAGTTATTTTAACTTTGTGTCGGTTGATTTCTGAGCTTGTTTTGTCAAGTTCCTGACATTTGGAAAATGAAACCATAAAAACAGACTACCAAAACAAAGAAACGGATACGAGCAGAAATTCCAAATGCTTACAGATTGGATGTTGGCAACTTTTGTCTTCTGGTCCTTCAACACCTGCCCCCCAGCATTTTCAATTTTCTGTTGAAGTTCTGAAGCCTGATATATTATGGCAACAAAGTTAAGGTGGCAAAGCAAGGTTCCATCAGCAACTACAGGTAAGTGCAAAAATATTGGTAGACACATTTGACACATTCACAACGATTTCAAACAGAAGAGTTCTGAACTTGGACAGTTGGCTTCTTTTAGCGTATGATCACGCTAAAGTCAAATTAATGCAAATGACAGGGAAAAAGACACAATGTAGCTAAATATGGTTTGGAAGTAGAAATGAGACTTATAAGATATGTAAAGGCACTTGCCTGATCTTTAAGTTTGCTCGAACACTTTGTGAGTCTATTTAGTTCAACTTGCTCACTAGATATGATGCCATCCAGCTCATTCATTCTGCGAACCTCATCAGCTTTGGGTTGTGAAGCAGCTTTCAGGGAATCTAGTCGCTTTTCATTGTAAATGTACTGTGCATTCATACTCTCAACCTATTTCAAAagagaaaatatataaaaaataataatcggAGCAAGGCTCCAGATACAACCAACTTGAAGGCAGGCAGGATGTTGCTTGTTTGCGTACCTCCTTCTTAGCTTTTGCAAGTTCCATTTCAAGACGGGATTTAGCTTCTTCCATGGACCGATAGTGTTTTTTGGCAGCATTCATTTTTTCACGCAACCTGTTGAGTTCGTCAACTAGGTTGTTAAGTTCATTCTCAGCTTTTCTAATAGCCTCTTCTGAAATGCTTTCTCTGATAGCTGTTCCCATCATGCCACGTTGTACCCTGTTACCCCCACCACTCATGGtacctgacttctcaaaaagtTCACCACCCAGGGTAACAACCCGACGGAACTCCTTGGGTGCACTATATGCAATTCGCGAAGCCTGAAAAACACAGGTGTTTATTGtcactgtttcaaatattagcAGCACAAGCAACAATCATCGCTTGGAAATAGAATAGGACGCATCATTAATAACAGTTCCCTTGAATCTATAAGGGAGCCAAATGAATACTTTTGTGAAAGATAGCAGCGCAAATAACAATTACAAGCACCTAATTCAGGAGGAAATAGCAGAAGAACAAATAAATTCAAGGATCAACCTGGTCAAGATCGTTTGCAACAACAGTATTCCCCAAGACATGGAAGAAAGCTAACTTCAGCTTCTCATCTTTAACCTTTACCAGATCAAAGAGGCGTGGAACTCCTTCAGGTGTTTTTACTTTCTCTTTAATTTTATGGAGAAGGTGTGTTTGTTTTTCCTGTAAAATATAGGGGTCCAATTAAAACAATGAAATTAAAATGTAAAATTTGAATCAAAATAACACAtaaggaagaagaaaacaaagtgtTACCAGGATCAAACAAGTTACGGTTTCCTCACGGTTCCTTCTACGTAGTAACTCAATACAAGCTTGGGCCGAATTTATTGTTTCAACAACAATATAGTTAAGCCCAGCTGTAGCTGCTGTTGATATGGCCACATCATATTTTGCTGCACAGCACATTTAGTAATAAAATTAAGATAAAGAAATGCTTTTAACAATGAACTCCATACCAAGCTCTCAGTCAGCATCACTTTATAATTGCGTATTAACATTGACATTCTCGGCTTAGAGCAAATATAGTTATCTCCTAGACCTTGGTGGCCATGATTTTATGAACTCATTATAAAACTGAGATTGGGGACTTAGCTAATTCTGGCACACATAAATACTAATCTGTGTGATCTTCCGGCACTGATATCAAGAAACAAGCACTGGCCTAGGCATTGTAAAAACAAAATGCAGATACTTGTGCTTAATTATTTTTACCAAAATCGGTGTCATCTAGCATATTCTAGAAGTGTGGATCAACAACCATATGTAACACATTATCATGGGGTAAAAGCATTCCACTATAGGGGCTTATTTGGATGTAAGGCATTGGGTCAAGCTAATTCCATCTCATTCTAAACAGGGATAAGCAAATGTTACTCACAGATTCGTAAATGAAGCAGAGATTGGTCAAAATTCAAGAGCAAGACATACATTCGTAATTGAAGTTTAATGCTACagaaattattatttattacaAATTTTCCCATAATAGTTTAGCATGTTCGATCCAGGTATTGCACCTAACATATGTTATCGAACCTATAATGTCACAACACACATTATAGGatatcatttattttgtgcGTAGAGAGAAAGTACATCTTACCATCAATTGCACCAAGATCACCTAGCCGGCCATAAATGCCTTGTATTTCATTTGATTCCTTGGCTTGCAAAATTGCTTTCAGAGCAGTGCTTTGATTCTTCTCAGAATTCCTTGTGGTTTTCATCTCTGCAAGTTTCTGCCTTGCTGCTTGTTCCATAGGGATCAGTGAATCCTCCTGTTTTTGGCATTCCTGCAATAAATTTGGCGAGCAATACATACAGAAGATTTAGCATACACCACAAATAAGTGATGACCAAACTTAATGGTTCCAGGGGGATAAATGGTCAGATCAAGCTGGAAGTGAATTACCTGTTCAATTTTGCGAGCTTCAGATGCTTCAGCGTGGTGTTTCTCAATTTTTTCTTGAAGCTCTATGATGTATGAATCCTTTGCTTTAACTTTCTCCTTTATACTTTCCATCTGGTGTTGAGCATCAGCTAATTCTGCTTGAGCTCCGTCATGCTGAAAACCGGCGATCAAGTTCAAATGCAATGGAGCCAAAACTGGTAAAATCGTATGTCACTAATGACTCAAAGAAACAAACTAAAAGGCTAAGTAGATTTGTTTCTGGAACTCTTGCAGGGACGATGTCACACAGAATTCTAAATTTCTTGTTGTACGCTGACAAGATAAGTCGAGGTTGGAATGGCAAAAACAAATAGGAATCGAATATCTGTGAACTGGCAGCCAAGTGGCTTAACAATACGTAAAGCGCATTGAAGGACTTGATAAAGGTTTCTTGTTTCCAATTAGAAAAAAAGATGGCGAGGTGTATAGAAGGCTTACCTTTTGTTTCATCAACTCTTTCTCAGCAGACGCAACATCTAACCTTCCTTTATGCTCAATAATTTGATTTTCCCATGGATCAAGTTCAGCTCTTACTTGAGTAAGTTCAGCACGGAGTCTCTCAGTTTCCTCTGTCATTACAAAAGGGAAAAGTTTGGTTATTACACATAATAATTCAATGAGCAGGGAAAAAAAGGCTAACTTCACCTCGAGAGGATTCTTTTATCCGCTCTAACACCTTCTCTTCTTCATTAAGTTGCTCCTGCAATTTGGGTATCTTTCCCTCCAGCTGTGGAATAAGATTTGATGATTCCTCCATCTCTTTTGTTGAGTCATCACGTTTTGACATATCCTGTATTAAGATGTAGGTGAAACAATAGTCTTTGTTGCTCCAATTACACTAGTTACAACTGAAACCATTTAAGTATTACCTTTTGAGCTTTGTCCTCCAGCTTCTTGATCTTCTGCTTAAGATGCTTTAAATCTTCCCTGTATTTTACATCTTTCCTCTCAAACTCTTTAAACTGATCCTTGCAGGACTTCATGTTATTCTCAAGGTCCTAAAGAGATAAAAATGACAAATAAAAATAGAGGCACCTTCTGGTAAAAAATAACATGCTTTCTCTAACCTTCAAATTAGGAAATAAATGAACTTCATTCAATCATAGTTTAGGTTACAGAAACTTAAGTTGAGACAATACCTCTTGCCTTTTGACATGTTTATTATAAATAGACTCCATTTCCTTCACAGTCTGAGAATTCTGCTGAATCTTCTCCCTGGATTACAATAGATGCTTACTCAGAAAACATGtaatgtaaaaagaaaaagcaCTGTCCATCTGTAACAAATAACCTTTCAGAGGAAAGATTCTTTTCCAGATCTGCCACATTCTCTTGACACTGAGCAACACGTGAGATAGCATCATCAGAAGCCAGCTTGGTTGCTTTTTCTTGCCATTTCAAAAGTGAAAGTTCCTTCAGCATGTATGTTTCGGCTTCATTTTTTGCACTCTACAGGAAAATAACTCCATTAGTAGTGTTCAACTGTTAAATGACAAAGATAGTGAAATAATAACACTCAGATCAGCACCTCTAAACTGTCTCTTTCCTTCTCAGCCAATTTTAGCATCTGCACTGATGCAGTTCGTTTTTCATTGAGCACTTCAAGTCTAATAGATCCATGGCAAGGCAAGCAATTAAAATATTGGAAAAATAGATAGAAATCACTAGTTATGACAAGAAGCGTTAAAAAACTGTTACAGAACTCACTGCTTGTAAGCTTCTTCAATTTTCTCAACATACTGGTTCGTCCCTATTATGTCTTCAAGATATTCTAGGAAACCCTCATCATGTGGACCTTGAGCTTTTGGTTTCATTAGGGATATTTGCTCAACCTCACCCTGTATAGTGCCCAACTCAGAAGTTATGCAATTATAAATACAGAAAACATAATTGGAATTGTGCATTATAGATGCACAATAAATTCATGCAGGCTTAAACAAAAAAGCTATGCAACACAGGTGGAAATGTAATTGACGAAACCAAATCTCACAGTAACCTCCAAACTACAATTGAATTGTTTGTGTTATTCATGAGTAACATGTGAAGAACGCACAAAACCTGGAGGATGAGAAAGCGATTATTATCAAGGTCAACTCCCTTGCCCTTCAACAATTTAGTTACTTCAGTAAAATTGCTTCCACGGTCATTTATGTAGTATTTAGAAGTGTTGTCACGGAAAGCAACTCTTGATATGATAAAGTCGCTACCATTGACAGCTCTGTAGTTTCCATCATCCTGCTTACAGTTACAGAAAGGAAAAGGATTATGTCGCTACAAATAAGAAATGCTGAATACTCAAGTCAAGCCTCAAACAATACCAGGTCAATGATTTCTTGAAAATGCACAGAAACACCAGCACTGTCCAGGTTCTGATGATTGGAAGAATTGTGTATGAGCTCCGAGACCTTGTTTAGGCGCATCTGCAGTTAATGCAATAACTAGTCAGGAATGAAATATGTAACTGGAACTAAGCAAATGGATAGGACGATAGGTTAATCCAAGTTATGATAATAGCTAATGATGAATTATATCACCTCTATGAGTGAATTTTGCATTATTTATGTAAACTTCAAAGAGAAAGCAGGTAACAGCCAATGAGAAAGAAGTGAATACACTTAGTATAGCTAATGATGAATTAGATCACCTCTATGAGGGAATATGTGAATTTGCATTATTTATGTAAACTTCAAAGAGAAAGCAGGTAACAGCCAAAGAGAAAGAAGTGAATACATTTAGTATAGACAGGACCCTAAATTGTCAACTATAAAACACAGACTACTTGCAAACCAGAGGATTAATACTATTGAAGTATCAATGTGCTGGGTACTAGAACAATACTTAAGCTCATTTTTATCTCATATACAAAGTAACAAACCCAAAAAAAATGGCAGAATATTACTCTCAACCTTTTAAATTATTGTGGTAACTTAGACTTAGTGTCATGCTAGAATAACCTATTGGATAGGTTATAACAAATGAGATAATTTGTTGGCATAGGACAAACAACATAAAATCTGCCATTGAGATCAACTTAATGAATAACAAATGTAGTGATAACCAtcaaaaagtaaaagaaaaggtCAACATGAAGCAACAACACCAACCTGCTTTGCACGCTTCCCAAACACAAAGAGCATTGCATCAATGACATTACTCTTTCCACTGCCATTTGGCCCAACAACAGCTGAGAAGCTCTGCAATCACGAAAAGAAATTATCTTCTACGTATTGTTTTTGTCTCTAATCACTGTTTAATAAGTAaatttggaggaaaaaaaaggaatggaATGATGTTGATCCTATTGAATGTGAGCACTAATCCATGACATTAGCATGCAACTTTTGCATCCGGAAGAGCTACATTTAGTTTGCGGTTTGACTATACAATTGTTTCTAATATTAtgaatttttttctcaaactagCAGAAGAGCGTGTATCATTGCATTCATAGAAGAAAGGGGTCTTACAAACACCCacaaacacacccttagagaCATTTTACTTACGCGCCTGTTTAAAAGAATCAAACGACCTGACCCAGAAGTCCAGAACTCCTCAACGGGGGCCATGATCAGGGACCCAATCATATTATGATCGAGAACCAAAATATTATGTATCCTcagaaaatttggtattttttagTGAACCTACATTTAGATTCTGTTTGCTTTTTTATGTGCATTGTTACACTTTTCTGCAGGGATTAAGGACCCATTACTTTAATTGAACATCATAGCTTTCACAAGGTAAAGGTACTAAGCAGGTGAAAGCTAAACCATGTGTTTGGTTATAACTTAAAATAGATACTTTCTCATATGCAGGAATAATTGTAACGAAATCTTTAAACTGAATGGAAAACCTCTCCTCCAGCAAGTTCAAATCCTATTTTAGTTGCACAATCACAAACAAGCAAATGTGATTTGCAGTAACAATAGTACAACTAAAACACATCTTGAAACAATGGCAACACTGTCAACAGTACACTAGGGATTGAAATTAAGCAGCGCGTACACACACAGGTAAACCAATCCTAGCTACAGAAATTTCAACGAGATTTATGAGATTCACATGTTGATCACCGTTCAGGAACCATAAGCAACTACCATATTATAATTTATTTGGCAAACAATGACATAAATTGGAACCGGAGCAGGACAGCAAACCTAAGTTATAACATAGGGCACGAGTAAATTAGGTCTCCATAGGCACAGGTCGATGTAAGTTTATTACAACGATACAAACTTTGCTCCTAGGGTTTCTAAATCTAAAACGAAACATGATGTGTGAGTGAGTGATAGAGAGAGAGACCTTGTGGAAAGGGCCGATGCGCTGCTCTCCGGCGTAGGACTTGAAGTTGCGGAGGACCATCTCCTTGATGAACAgccgcggcctcgccgcccTGCCCGGCGTCCGCGCCGGCGACTGCGGCGGGGAGGTCTCCATGGCCATCTCGCTTTTCGAAAATGCAGCAGCAAGCGAGGGACCGCGAGGTTCCCGAgcgcggcccgccgccgccgccgcccagcggcGCGGTCGAGGTCACCCTCCCAGCTGACCGACGGCCGCCCGACGCTCCCCCGCGCTCCCTCGGCGAGCGCAGAGGCGGAATCgaggcggcgaggaagagggcACGGGCGGGCCGCTGGTGGAGGATTTTACGAGGAAAGTTGAAATGGCTGCGAGGGAGCGTGGATTTGGAGATTTGGGGGTTGTTTGGGAGGGAAATTGAAACGGTGCGAGGGTTCCGTCCTCGCGCTGCGGAATTCGAAAAGGTGTCAgacccaaaaaaaaatgtgggGGTATCATAAGTTGGGCTGGGCTGAAGTTGGGCTAGCTTCTGGGCATGCACGCGTTTGGCCCATACATATTCCGGGCTACATCGCTACTGCATGTTATGGGCTCACGGCCCAAAACTCCTTACAGCGACTGTGCAGTATACAAGTATTTCGAGCTAGCTGCCATTTGTACCTGCTAAACAAGCCGCACGCGCGTAAGCCACATGCCACCAAAACAAATGACCGGAAGAGCCGGCAGAGAAGTGCATCCAGCTCATAAGGAGGAGTGTGTTACCAATAACAGCCAGTTTATGCTCTTGATTAAGCTCATTCCTTGGTCCTATCCAAAGGCCAGCCGCCAGCCCACCACCCTACATTTGTCGTGAAACAGTCAATCATTAGGTCGATCATACAATCATCATTTACTAATGGCGCTGTGTTGAAGATCGGCTTGTTCGGAGTTCGGACCAGAATAGACACTCCATCGATTGTGGTCAAAGTAAGATTAGCATTCGTCCTAGTCCTCTAGAACACGCCTTGAACCTTTCCTGTCAACAAGTTGCAATGGTAGAACGATGTAGAAAGGGACTTTGGAATACCGATTAGTTCGTACTAGTATACTAGAAAGTATGGATAAAACCAATCACTATGGCGCAAAGGGATCGTGTGGACCCAAAATGTGTGCCTTTTCAGGATTCAGAACAGAGATCTCTGCTGCATCGGTTGGACAAGTAACATTTGGCAAATTGGGCCGCGCATTTCAACCGCACCTCCCCTTGAATCTCTAGGTGAACCATAGGGAAAAATGGCACAAATGTTAGAAACAGCACAAATTCATCAGAAAAACTCTGCAGGGATCCAGGCAGAGGGTCATGTTCTACGTgcatgaaataaataaaaacgAATTCGATCAAGTTAGAAAGATATGAAAAGGATGAATTCAGGGGCAATTACTGCACCTTGACCTTGAGACAAAAATCTTTCTTGTACTGTTTTCCCTCTTTTTCCCCTTTGGAGTTTgaacttgaaattttatatgaatGTAGAACATAGACTTGGGCCTGTATAAAGTTTAAGCTTCTAAAACTCTAAGCATGTTTTCGACGAACGTTTCTTTTTCTAACATTTTGTGCCCAGTTCCATCGGTGATGCACTCAGGAATTTCTGTTTCTTCCATGGTTTCCAGCTTCCGGGGGTGCGTTCAGATGCATGCCGGCCACTTCCTAGCTAGCTAACTAGACGACAATCAAGCAAATAATAAACCGTTCAGATGCTGGATATTTTTGCCTAAAAAAAGCAAGACACGGTCACACGAAGAAGAGCTCCGGCCCTCTCGTAAAACAGAGGAAAAACACGAGCATCTATGGTTATCAGTTCTCACTATATAAGCCTCGCCAAGCTTGTGAGAACAACCCTTCGTGTTCCTTCGGTTAAGCCCAGTAGCCCACCGAGTGCCACACCAATGGCATCTGCCAAAGAAAATGTTCCCCTAGCGCCCCGGACACTGACTCGGCAAACCAGCAGcgcgcggcctccgccgccgcggcgtcctaaGGTGGTGAATGGAGCCACCGAgccagcggcgggcggcggcgtcctcaAGTGCGCGTGCTTCCACCTGCCCGGCCGCTCCAAGAACAAGTCGCTGCGGCCTCCGCCTGCCATGAAGCTCAGCAGCGCCAGCCGCAGGAGCGCGGTGGCGCCCAATGACGTGCCTGCTGCTGCGTCGCAGTCCCAGCGCGTCACCTTCCGGGCGTCCGCGTCCCTCTCCACGTGGTGGCCGGCGTCGCCGTCCGCCGCGGCCTctgccggcggcgccacccCCGTTCCTGGCGCCGCCAGCGGTGGCGTCGCGCCGAGGagggcgtcggcgtcgtcggcaCCGCCGCGGAACGCCGCCAACGCCGGCGCCCCgagggcgtcgtcgtcgtccttctcGCACTGGCGGCGGTCGCTGTCGTCCCGGGTCGGCGGGCGGGcgtccttctccttccccacGTCGCCGGCGTCCGCGTCGTCCAGCTGCATGAGCACGCCCAAGATACCACAGGGGCAGGGCAGCCAGCAGGGGTAGCGGCCGCTGGTGGCTCTCGACCGATCGGCGCCTCGTGAAGCTCCGGTGCTCATGTGTGCGCGGTTGTCTTTCTCTCGTTTGTTTGCTTAGTTTCAAAAATGTCGATGTGCATCGTGCGTGGCAGAGTGTGTTCTTCTTGATAGATATCGTCATCATCAACAACTTATCATCTTTGAGATCGACCAGGCTTGCTTTTGCTATCTCTTAATTAACGATACATGAAAAGAATAGGAATTTGATCTGAGGTTTGATTCTCGACTGAATTCAGTAGTAGCTCTGTTAAACAATTTTTTATAGAGAGAAGTGATTATCTGCTGATTCTgtaaagtgattctctgaaatgaactaagaggctgggaggtgaaaaaaaaaagcagcttctcctgattctgtgaagtgattctccatactgattttaagagtttatgctgcAGAATAAAAGAGAATCACTTATAGAATCACTTCTATCAGAATCAGCTTCCGTAGAGAATCAGAATTAGATGGAGCTCTATCAAACAAACCCTTGGTGTCGGATCCATCCGTGAGTTTGCTTTCTCTCTTCATGGAACGCAACCAGTCCGAATTCTTCGTGAGTTTCTTGTTTAAGATATCACGGGAGCACCTATTcttcttatattttttttcgtCTGACCTTGGTTGAAGTAGATGCGCGCACGCAGAATGGATTCTCTCTGCCCAATCTATCGACGTGATCCAACATGGCCGCATGCTCTCCCGTTTCCAGTATCAAACTACCAAGATAAGGTGGACACAGGTGTTATGACCTCAGTTCAGTCGTTGGGTTTAAAAAGCTGTACCCTTCCACGATATAATTAATCAACGGAGAATTGCGATCGTCTCCGGATTAAAGCAGTCGTGACAATCGTGTCTGATGAAGATGGTGTCTGATGATTCCAAATTAAAAGTCACTTCTCCACTACCCAGCCCTCAGCATTGATGAAACAGGGGCGTTTTGGGCGTCGCTGATCGAAGGAATCCGTCTTTTCACTGATCATTTAGAGCTAGGTTTTGGTAGCTCCGAGAAATTCAGAATCTATTCCCTGCGGccaagggcctgtttggcaactcGGCAAATTTTTACAAACGTGATGTTAAACACTTGTAATTCGTTGTGCACTAGAAATCCCCTGTATCTATTCCCGCTTGTAATTGGCTGCTTGTATAGGAACAAACCCTGCAGCTGAGCCTCAGATGAGCTTCTGAATTAAAATTGACATCATACAGAGCACAAGCAAAATAATGATCAGGACATAGACAAAAATCAACAACATTGCAAGGATCGTGTGATTCTCCGCTGCTGCTTCCAGAGATTGGCATATCGGTGTctgctgctacttgttgaatCTGATTGTGCAGGGGGACATAGAGGAAGGCCGCTGGAGAAGGACGACGTACGCGGTGCTGGACGGGCTCGCCACTGCCGGCGACATGAGATCGATGGCCTGATGTGCTCGCTGTCCCAATGCGGCATCGCCGGCGGCGGTTGGATCGACCGCTTGAGATGTTCGGCGGCCTCGCAGTTGCCATCACGGCGTCGGATCGAGGATGCCGGCACAGATCAGGCCGTAGCTGC
This sequence is a window from Setaria italica strain Yugu1 chromosome III, Setaria_italica_v2.0, whole genome shotgun sequence. Protein-coding genes within it:
- the LOC101779455 gene encoding uncharacterized protein LOC101779455 — protein: MASAKENVPLAPRTLTRQTSSARPPPPRRPKVVNGATEPAAGGGVLKCACFHLPGRSKNKSLRPPPAMKLSSASRRSAVAPNDVPAAASQSQRVTFRASASLSTWWPASPSAAASAGGATPVPGAASGGVAPRRASASSAPPRNAANAGAPRASSSSFSHWRRSLSSRVGGRASFSFPTSPASASSSCMSTPKIPQGQGSQQG
- the LOC101764025 gene encoding structural maintenance of chromosomes protein 4, giving the protein MAMETSPPQSPARTPGRAARPRLFIKEMVLRNFKSYAGEQRIGPFHKSFSAVVGPNGSGKSNVIDAMLFVFGKRAKQMRLNKVSELIHNSSNHQNLDSAGVSVHFQEIIDLDDGNYRAVNGSDFIISRVAFRDNTSKYYINDRGSNFTEVTKLLKGKGVDLDNNRFLILQGEVEQISLMKPKAQGPHDEGFLEYLEDIIGTNQYVEKIEEAYKQLEVLNEKRTASVQMLKLAEKERDSLESAKNEAETYMLKELSLLKWQEKATKLASDDAISRVAQCQENVADLEKNLSSEREKIQQNSQTVKEMESIYNKHVKRQEDLENNMKSCKDQFKEFERKDVKYREDLKHLKQKIKKLEDKAQKDMSKRDDSTKEMEESSNLIPQLEGKIPKLQEQLNEEEKVLERIKESSREETERLRAELTQVRAELDPWENQIIEHKGRLDVASAEKELMKQKHDGAQAELADAQHQMESIKEKVKAKDSYIIELQEKIEKHHAEASEARKIEQECQKQEDSLIPMEQAARQKLAEMKTTRNSEKNQSTALKAILQAKESNEIQGIYGRLGDLGAIDAKYDVAISTAATAGLNYIVVETINSAQACIELLRRRNREETVTCLILEKQTHLLHKIKEKVKTPEGVPRLFDLVKVKDEKLKLAFFHVLGNTVVANDLDQASRIAYSAPKEFRRVVTLGGELFEKSGTMSGGGNRVQRGMMGTAIRESISEEAIRKAENELNNLVDELNRLREKMNAAKKHYRSMEEAKSRLEMELAKAKKEVESMNAQYIYNEKRLDSLKAASQPKADEVRRMNELDGIISSEQVELNRLTKCSSKLKDQASELQQKIENAGGQVLKDQKTKVANIQSELDKTSSEINRHKVKITSGEKLVKKLAKSIEESKIDTEKLLAEKEKMMSIFKEIEKKAFVVQEQYKKTQEMIDNHKDEFDKTKEEYSKLKKALDELRASEVDAEYKLQDTKKLAKEWEMKVKAFRKRLDDIQTNLAKHMDQIQKDAIDPEKLKVTLRDEQLNDTCDMKRAMEMVALLEAQLKDLNPNLDSIAEYRTKARLYSERVDELNATTQERDDLKKLHDGLRKRRLDEFMAGFNIISLKLKEMYQMITLGGDAELELVDSLDPFSEGVVFSVRPPKKSWKNIANLSGGEKTLSSLALVFALHHYKPTPLYVMDEIDAALDFKNVSIVGHYVKDRTKDAQFIIISLRNNMFELADRLVGIYKTDNCTKSITINPGSFAESMKVV